From the Bacillus tuaregi genome, one window contains:
- a CDS encoding YpbF family protein: MESPIMMLDERTDQATRKMLQKVVERKQKFDRLTRIHLIMMWSGILITLVYFVFLYYTMMIPYSYSFAVLFSNFVNHTSNLFMLMVIMGLFGLMNVYRQKRDKAEKEFHALRCEIIDKSKDLWKKEDAWINRHLVFEMMKKNYDINLYHENK; the protein is encoded by the coding sequence ATGGAGTCACCAATTATGATGCTTGACGAAAGGACGGACCAAGCGACAAGAAAAATGCTGCAAAAGGTAGTTGAGAGAAAACAAAAGTTTGACAGGCTGACACGCATCCATTTAATCATGATGTGGAGTGGGATTTTGATTACTTTAGTCTATTTTGTTTTTCTTTATTACACGATGATGATTCCCTATTCATATTCTTTTGCTGTACTTTTCTCAAACTTTGTCAATCATACAAGTAATTTATTTATGCTAATGGTGATAATGGGTTTATTCGGCTTAATGAATGTATATCGACAAAAACGGGATAAGGCCGAGAAGGAGTTTCATGCCTTACGCTGTGAAATAATAGATAAAAGTAAAGACCTATGGAAGAAGGAAGATGCATGGATTAATCGTCATCTTGTATTTGAGATGATGAAAAAGAACTATGACATAAATCTATATCATGAAAATAAATAA
- a CDS encoding manganese catalase family protein: MWIYEKKLQYPVRVSKCNPMLAKFLIEQYGGADGELAAALRYLNQRYTIPDKVVGLLTDIGTEEFAHLEMIATMVYKLTKDATPEQLKAAGLGAHYADHDKALFYHNAAGVPWTATYIQAKGDPIADLYEDIAAEEKARATYQWLINMSDDPDINDSLRFLREREVVHSQRFREAVEILKDEQNKQKFF; encoded by the coding sequence ATGTGGATTTATGAGAAAAAATTACAATATCCTGTACGTGTCAGTAAATGTAATCCGATGTTAGCAAAATTTTTAATTGAACAATACGGTGGTGCCGACGGAGAATTAGCGGCTGCTCTTCGCTACTTAAATCAGCGATATACCATTCCTGATAAAGTTGTTGGCCTTCTCACTGATATTGGAACCGAGGAATTTGCTCACTTAGAAATGATTGCCACAATGGTCTATAAATTAACGAAGGATGCCACGCCAGAGCAATTGAAGGCCGCTGGTTTGGGGGCCCACTATGCTGACCATGATAAAGCACTTTTTTACCATAATGCCGCTGGAGTACCCTGGACTGCCACCTATATTCAAGCAAAGGGTGACCCAATTGCCGACCTTTACGAAGATATTGCTGCGGAAGAAAAAGCAAGAGCCACCTACCAATGGCTTATCAACATGAGCGACGACCCCGATATCAATGATAGTCTTCGTTTTTTAAGGGAAAGAGAAGTCGTTCACTCGCAACGTTTTCGTGAAGCAGTCGAAATTCTCAAGGATGAACAAAACAAACAGAAATTTTTCTAA
- a CDS encoding LysM peptidoglycan-binding domain-containing protein gives MNKEDPYRDQVERRRQKIKPADFPEGQVVDREELPPRSRVHQQKRKKNKWKLKYPVIRLLVLFFILLPITIFSIYSAMTKDKIGDSEPVVGESTDGFEFIDIEDSKDSDVEEPVELKNENSDTVEEDNAAIQDVLGNEQASDLEQQDMIEKEAVVSNVLGESNDVSLQTHSKETVYHTVKPGETIFKISMMYYKSKSGIDTIKATNGLTSNEIRVGQVLIIPLNK, from the coding sequence ATGAATAAAGAGGATCCATACAGAGATCAAGTAGAAAGACGGCGACAAAAAATAAAACCGGCAGATTTTCCAGAAGGCCAGGTCGTTGATCGTGAGGAACTGCCGCCAAGAAGCCGAGTGCATCAACAAAAAAGGAAAAAAAATAAATGGAAGCTTAAATATCCAGTCATTCGCTTATTGGTACTTTTCTTCATTTTGCTCCCGATTACAATCTTTAGCATTTATTCTGCGATGACAAAGGATAAAATAGGTGATTCAGAGCCTGTTGTTGGGGAATCAACGGATGGTTTTGAGTTTATTGATATAGAGGATTCTAAGGATAGCGATGTTGAGGAGCCTGTAGAATTGAAAAATGAAAATAGTGATACTGTTGAAGAGGATAATGCTGCCATTCAAGATGTATTAGGGAATGAACAGGCTAGCGACCTTGAACAGCAGGATATGATTGAAAAAGAAGCAGTTGTTTCAAATGTTTTAGGGGAAAGCAATGATGTTTCATTACAAACCCATTCAAAGGAAACCGTCTATCATACGGTGAAACCAGGTGAGACGATTTTTAAGATTTCAATGATGTATTACAAATCGAAATCCGGTATTGACACGATAAAAGCGACGAACGGTCTTACATCCAATGAAATTAGGGTCGGACAGGTTCTTATTATTCCATTAAACAAGTAA
- a CDS encoding spore coat associated protein CotJA, giving the protein MFTTTKYYHPYISPFDPCQPITTKSYSTPPQLYVGFQPPNLEQFSPMEALRAGTLWKIFYDPYYNPYELAKGGIKG; this is encoded by the coding sequence ATGTTTACAACTACAAAGTATTATCATCCATATATAAGTCCTTTTGATCCTTGCCAACCAATTACTACAAAGAGCTATTCTACTCCTCCTCAGCTATATGTAGGATTCCAACCACCAAACCTCGAACAGTTTTCACCGATGGAGGCATTACGTGCAGGAACGCTTTGGAAAATTTTTTATGACCCCTACTACAATCCGTATGAGCTGGCGAAGGGGGGCATTAAAGGATGA
- a CDS encoding RecQ family ATP-dependent DNA helicase: MTLEKYLTKYFRYSSFRAGQKEVITTVLDGYHTMAMLPTGTGKSLCYQLPGYLLPGHVLVVSPLLSLMQDQVEQMKMNGEKSVVAINSFLTGMERKRVLSQLEQYKFIFISPETLANERIMELFQRINISLFVIDEAHCISQWGYDFRPDYLKLGIVRKKLGRPLTLALTATATKKVIIDIINILELEHCKKVISSVDRPNIALTVQQTESQQEKWELLYGHIAKFAAPGIVYFSSKKMAEQAVEFLQSKGVQRVMAYHGGMDQESRILIQQQFLHNQLDIICATSAFGMGINKENIRFVIHFHMPQQMESYLQEIGRAGRDGLPSIAVLLYSTGDEQLAYQLAESEIPSSEQLDWLADMLEVSKEISYYQLPFQEQLQRMGGFTEIQWRMLCDYLLQLDVPGDVKQICHQYKKELDKRRQLKREKIASMTGWTLSKSCRRERILEYFGERAAGNKPENCCDICGLKWRQFHELPVMTNNYDEFSWKQRLADILLN; encoded by the coding sequence ATGACGCTGGAAAAGTATTTGACAAAATATTTTCGATATTCTTCCTTCCGGGCAGGGCAGAAGGAAGTGATTACTACTGTTCTTGATGGTTATCATACGATGGCCATGCTTCCGACTGGTACAGGAAAATCACTTTGTTATCAGCTTCCAGGCTATCTGCTTCCTGGCCATGTATTAGTTGTTTCTCCGTTATTATCATTAATGCAGGATCAAGTAGAGCAAATGAAGATGAATGGTGAAAAAAGCGTGGTGGCAATCAACTCCTTTCTTACCGGAATGGAGAGAAAAAGGGTTTTAAGTCAGTTAGAACAGTATAAATTTATTTTTATTTCCCCTGAGACATTAGCTAATGAGCGTATTATGGAGCTCTTTCAGCGCATAAATATTTCTTTATTTGTCATTGACGAGGCTCATTGTATTTCTCAGTGGGGATATGATTTTCGACCTGATTATCTGAAGCTTGGTATAGTACGTAAAAAATTAGGACGTCCCCTGACCCTAGCCCTAACAGCAACAGCAACTAAAAAGGTAATAATAGATATCATTAATATATTAGAGCTTGAACATTGTAAAAAAGTGATTTCTTCTGTTGACAGACCAAACATCGCCTTGACCGTTCAACAAACTGAAAGTCAACAGGAAAAATGGGAACTTCTTTATGGTCATATTGCTAAATTTGCTGCTCCGGGAATCGTTTATTTTTCAAGTAAAAAGATGGCGGAGCAGGCGGTTGAATTCTTGCAAAGTAAGGGGGTTCAGCGGGTAATGGCTTATCATGGCGGAATGGATCAGGAATCAAGAATATTAATTCAGCAGCAATTTCTGCACAATCAGCTTGATATTATATGTGCGACAAGTGCTTTTGGCATGGGAATTAATAAAGAGAATATTCGGTTTGTCATTCATTTTCATATGCCGCAGCAAATGGAGTCGTATCTTCAAGAAATAGGACGGGCAGGAAGAGATGGCCTACCGAGTATAGCCGTCCTATTATATTCAACAGGAGATGAGCAGTTAGCATATCAGCTCGCAGAGTCAGAAATACCATCCTCAGAGCAGCTTGATTGGCTTGCTGATATGTTGGAGGTATCAAAGGAAATTTCCTATTATCAGCTGCCGTTTCAAGAGCAGCTTCAAAGGATGGGAGGATTTACCGAAATACAATGGCGAATGCTGTGTGATTACTTGTTGCAACTTGATGTGCCTGGTGATGTGAAGCAAATTTGTCATCAGTATAAAAAAGAGCTTGATAAAAGAAGACAATTAAAAAGGGAAAAAATTGCTTCTATGACTGGATGGACTCTTTCGAAAAGCTGCCGAAGAGAAAGAATTCTTGAATATTTTGGAGAGAGAGCGGCTGGAAATAAGCCGGAAAACTGCTGTGATATTTGTGGATTGAAATGGCGTCAATTTCATGAATTACCGGTTATGACCAATAATTATGACGAATTTAGTTGGAAACAGCGATTAGCTGATATATTATTAAATTAA
- a CDS encoding metallophosphoesterase, producing MEIIIILTIGILLGVCLLFYMYKEAFADKVVYHQLEFSSFPESFGKVRLFFISDIHRRRITENLMEQVQGKVDIVIIGGDITEKGVPMERVKENLLQLKRLGQVIFIWGNNDYEVDVAYLNSLFLNLDIKVLVNQSIPFEDGKGNRFFILGVDDLSTNQADIDQALINTDKESFKILISHNPEISRKLRSDQGIQLMLSGHTHGGQIHLLGFSLYEKGALKIEPNRTTLISNGYGTTGVPLRLGAKAETHILTIQHKHS from the coding sequence ATGGAAATTATCATAATATTAACAATAGGTATTTTGCTGGGAGTATGTTTACTATTCTATATGTATAAAGAAGCTTTTGCCGATAAAGTGGTGTACCATCAATTGGAATTCTCCTCCTTTCCAGAAAGTTTTGGAAAAGTGAGGCTTTTCTTTATTTCGGATATTCATCGCCGGCGAATCACTGAAAATTTAATGGAACAGGTACAAGGTAAGGTAGATATTGTCATTATTGGCGGAGATATTACGGAAAAGGGTGTACCTATGGAAAGGGTAAAGGAAAATCTGCTTCAATTGAAAAGGCTTGGGCAAGTCATTTTTATATGGGGTAATAATGATTATGAAGTAGATGTGGCCTATTTAAATTCCCTTTTTTTAAACCTTGACATAAAGGTCCTCGTCAATCAATCTATTCCCTTTGAGGATGGGAAAGGAAATCGTTTTTTCATTCTTGGTGTTGATGATTTAAGTACCAATCAAGCAGATATTGATCAAGCCCTTATCAATACTGATAAGGAAAGCTTTAAAATATTAATTAGTCATAATCCAGAAATCTCGAGAAAGCTTCGTTCCGATCAGGGGATACAGCTTATGCTATCCGGACATACCCATGGAGGTCAAATTCATCTATTGGGCTTTAGTTTATACGAGAAAGGTGCCTTAAAGATTGAGCCAAATCGTACGACTCTGATAAGTAATGGCTATGGGACAACAGGGGTTCCATTGCGTTTAGGGGCCAAAGCAGAGACTCATATATTGACCATCCAACATAAGCATAGCTAA
- a CDS encoding spore coat protein CotJB, which yields MKQLPPEYYQLLEQLQAVDFVLVELTLYLDTHNDDVEAINQFNQCASERRRLKKAIESKFGPLQQFGNSYSGCPWNWDDPPWPWQV from the coding sequence ATGAAGCAGCTACCACCGGAATACTACCAGCTCCTTGAACAATTGCAAGCGGTCGACTTTGTACTCGTTGAGCTAACCCTTTATTTGGACACACATAATGATGATGTAGAAGCGATTAATCAATTTAATCAATGCGCCAGCGAACGTAGACGTTTAAAAAAGGCCATTGAAAGTAAATTTGGACCCCTGCAGCAATTTGGCAACAGCTACTCAGGATGCCCCTGGAACTGGGATGACCCACCATGGCCCTGGCAAGTCTAA
- a CDS encoding CPBP family intramembrane glutamic endopeptidase, with product MYKRAEMMKNKRNLIQEVTDKQLLLSLYFTQILLFLCSFIFGIFLFDSFTEFFQLFRWKDTEILLVGGTAGLAVFFLDLLLMKLLTEEYYDDGGLNKRIFQGRSIYQIAFIAVMVSISEEILFRGVIQTHFGLIVSSLVFAVIHYRYLFNWFLLLNVTLLSFFIGFIYLLTENLLVTIFMHFLIDFLLGCFINYTYGKSNTTE from the coding sequence TTGTATAAGCGAGCTGAAATGATGAAAAACAAACGTAATCTTATTCAAGAGGTAACAGACAAGCAATTACTACTTTCCTTGTATTTTACGCAAATTTTACTATTCCTGTGTTCATTTATTTTCGGTATATTTTTATTTGATAGCTTTACTGAATTTTTTCAGTTATTTAGATGGAAAGATACTGAGATTTTGCTTGTTGGAGGAACAGCAGGACTTGCTGTGTTTTTCCTTGATTTACTATTAATGAAGCTTTTAACTGAGGAATATTATGATGATGGCGGGTTAAACAAACGAATTTTCCAGGGAAGGTCAATATATCAGATAGCTTTCATTGCTGTAATGGTATCCATTAGCGAGGAAATATTATTTCGAGGAGTGATTCAGACTCATTTTGGCTTAATTGTGTCAAGTCTAGTCTTTGCAGTCATTCACTACCGTTATCTATTTAATTGGTTTTTATTATTAAACGTCACACTATTAAGCTTTTTCATCGGTTTTATTTACTTACTAACAGAAAATTTACTTGTCACTATTTTTATGCACTTTTTAATTGATTTTTTACTAGGGTGTTTTATTAACTATACATACGGGAAAAGCAACACAACAGAATAG